In Leptolyngbya sp. O-77, the genomic window GGTACAGGGCACGATCAACGGCTACGGCGAGCGCTGCGGCAATGCCAACTTATGTACGCTAATCCCCAATCTTCAGCTAAAGCTGGGCTATACCTGCGTCCGCGAAGAGCAACTGGCCAAGCTGACTGATACCAGCCGTCTGATTAGCGAAATTGTGAACCTGGCCCCAGACGACCACGCGCCGTTTGTGGGACTCTCTGCCTTTGCCCACAAGGGCGGCATCCACGTCAGCGCCGTAGAGCGCAACCCGCTGACCTACGAACACATCCGCCCAGAGCAGGTGGGCAACCGCCGCCGCATTGTAATCTCTGACCAAGCAGGACTGAGCAACGTGCTGGCCAAGGCCCGCAGCTTCGGGATTGAGCTAGAAAAAGACGACCCCACCTGTCGCCATATTTTGCAGCACTTGAAAACGCTGGAAAACGAAGGGTATCAGTTTGAGGCGGCGGAGGCCAGCTTCGAGCTACTGATGCGGGAGGCGCTGGGGCAGCGGCAGCAATTCTTTGAGCTACAGGGTTTTCAGGCGCGGTGTGATATGGCTCCAGAGATGAACAATGGTAGCTCCTACGCGCTGGCAACGATTAAGGTTCGCATTCACGGTAAAGACTATCTGGAGGCGGCTGAGGGGAATGGCCCTGTGTCGGCGCTGGATGCGGCGCTGCGGAAGGCGCTGGTGAATGTCTATCCAGCGATCGCCCAGTTCCACCTGACAGATTATAAAGTGCGAATTTTGGATGGCGGCGCGGGGACTTCTGCCAAAACCCGTGTGCTGGTGGAGTCGAGCAACGGACACCAGCGCTGGACAACGGTGGGTGTGTCTACCAACATCATTGAAGCGTCCTACCAGGCGGTGGTGGAGGGGCTGGAGTATGGGCTGCTGCTACAAAATCAGGCGAAGGCAGTGCTAAGCACCTGAATCAGAAACTCAGCCGCTCTGGCAGGAATGAGTCCTATTTCTATAAATCTTCGTCATACTGATGAAAAAACGGGGTTTTGCCTCCATGCCCACGTTGATTTCATTCCAGTCTTGCCGCCACGGTGTCGGCAGAACCAATCTGACGGCAAACTTGGCAGCTTGCATTGCCACCCAGGGCTATCGTGTGGGCGTGTTGGATGCCGATGGCGCTATGCCAGGAATTCATGCCTTGTTTGGTCGAACGGCTGCGTTAGACGATCTGGCAATTAATCAGGACGTGTGGCGCGAGTGGCCGAGTGGTGATGCATCGGGCGATCGCCCCCTCCCCAGTGCTTCCAATGCAATCCCCATCGGCGCAGGCATGTTGCTGCTGCTAGGAGGCGACCTGTGTCTGGTGCCCCCAGACCTGCGGGTGCGAGATGTGCAGCGGTGTCTTCAGCAGGGCTATGACCCCGACCCTCTGGGGCAGGGCCTCCGCACCGTAGCAGAGCGACTGGAGCTAGAGTTCCTGCTCATCGACACCTACCCCGAACTGGACGAAGGCACGATGCTCTGGATGGCAGTGTCCGATGCAGTCGTTTTGGTGCTGGGGCTGGATGCGACCGAGTTTCAAAACCTGGCCGTGCGGATGGACATTGCCCACACGCTGGAAGTCCCTCAAGTCTGGCTATTGGCTAACCAGGTGCCGCCTGCCTATGGGCTGGGGGAAGTCTGGCGCAAGTTGGAGCATAGCTATGGCAAGGCCCTGATTGGCGTTTTGCCGATGGTGAATGAAATGCTAGCGCTGGGCAGCAGTGGGCTGTTTTACTCGACCTATCCCGACCATCCGCTCAGTCTTGCGCTAGAGGCGATCGCCCAGCAGTTGATCAAAGCGCCTGTGATCAAAGCACCCCTGCCTATCGGTCAGTTGCAATCTGTTTCTGCCGACTTGCCGCCAGATCCCAAATTTATAGATTAAGCACTAGTAGGCACTAATAGGCACTAAACAGAATCCAGCACGAAACGTACTCCAGCACGAAACGTACTATTGAAGCGCAAGGGCGATCGCAAATAATCCGTCCGTGTTGGGTTGCAGCGGCTCCACACGCACCACGGCATCCAAATTTAGCGGGCCGTAGACGTGGGGAAAGTGGCGGCCAACGGGCACGCCCGCTACCTCGTCATACTGAAGCGGAGACTGGAGGCGATCGCCCTCAATCCATAACAGCACCAACTCCGTCTGCCCCACAAAGAAAGTATTCGCCACCCAGTTAATTTGCGCTGCGGTGGAACAGTGCATAAAGCCCTCTGCGTCCAAACTGGGGTCCCGATATTCGCCCAACGCCTGGGCCCGCTGCCATTGGGGTTGAGTCGTAATATGGAATAGGAGCATAGGCAGGCACTAGAAAACGTGACAGAAAACCACAGGATGGACGAGTGAGATGCCTTCGAGAACCGAACTCCAAGACTCACCCACGCCCGCTTGCCACCTGAATGACCTGAAACAGCGCCGATTCTTCGACCGCGCCAAACGCATCGACGGGGGTCAGCGGTGCCAGACAGGGAAACACCGTCAGCCCTGGCACGCGGTTGGCAGATTGGGTCGTTTCCGGGGTGAGGGTAATCATCGGCACGGTACTCAGCACCGTATGTTCATAGAGATGATTGAAATAGTCCGTGGGATCGGGCAGGCTGCCTTCTAGCACAACCACATGGGGCTTCCAGACCCGCGCCAGCAAATCTGCCTGGTCGAGATCACTCACCTCCACCACCCGGTAGGGGTAGCTGTGCAGTAGCTCCGACACACTAGGGCCGTTGGCAGCCAGCGACTGAGGTGACAAACGTAAGTGCAGCACGGTCAGGCGGGTGGCGGGGAGCGGCGACAACTCATCCGGTGTCTGGGTCGCTTCCAGAATGCTCTTGCGAAGAGACTCAAGATAAATGGGGTGACTGAGGCAAGCGCTAGCTCCATAGGCGATCGCCCTCGGTTTTTCCTCCGTGCTGCCGCTCCAGATGACGGGCGTGGCGCGAGTGTCGAGGCCGGCCTTGAGCAGCGTTAGCACGTCCCAGCCCGACAGCAGCGGCAGATTCGGGTTCAAAATCACCAGCGCAGGCTGGAGCCGCCGCACTTTTTCCAGGGCTTCGGTGCCGCTGCGGGCGATCGCCACCCGATAGCCCAACTGGCGCAAACCAGCATCCAACACCTCAATGCGAGCTGTACCCGATTCGGCTACCAGCACGAGCCGCTGCTGGAGCCTGCGGGATACCTTGAGCGGCGGCTTTGTCGGGTGAGGCTGCAAATCTCTGGGCAGCAGCAGCGTAAAGCGACTGCCCTTACCTTCCTCAGAAACAAACGTGATGTCGCCACCGTGCAGGTGGGCAATGCGCTGCGTCAGCACCAATCCCAGCCCTGTGCCTTCAAACCGCCGCGTTAAGGGATTTTCAAGCTGCTGAAATTTTTGGAAGATGAGGTGCTGCTTGTCCGCCGCGATGCCAATGCCCGTATCCCAGACAGTAAAAGCCACCCAGTCATCCCAGGTGGCAACCTCTAGCCCGACTTTGCCCGTCGTCGGCGTAAACTTGAGCGCGTTGGAGAGCAGGTTGGTCAGCATTTGCCGCAACCGCAGGTCATCCGCTGTCATTTCGCTCAGCCCTGGCTGAATGCTCAGGCTAAATTCTGGTTCTTCGAGCGTCTCGGCAGCTTTTCCGGCTTCAGACACAGAGACTTCCTGATGAAGCTGGCGGGCCTGCTCATAGGCTCGATGACAGAGAGAAGCTAGCTCGACGGATTCCAGATTTAGCTCAAGCTGCCCGGTTTCAATCCGGGTCAGATCCAGAATGTCGTTCACAATCAGCGTCAGGTGGCGACCGCTCTGATAAATCAGTTGGGCATAGCGGGCCTGGCGATCGTTCAGAGGCCCAACTAGCTGCTCCTTAAGCAGGCTCGATAGACCCAGCACTGCGGTCAGCGGGGTTTTTAGCTCGTGGCTAATGCAGGATAAGAACTCGTCCTTGAGGCGGTTAAGCTGGGCCAGGTCAGCAGTTTTTGCGGCCAACTCTCGCGCCATCTGGTGCTGCTCGGTTACGTCTTGAGCCATCACCAGCCAGAGGGTATGGAGGTCTGGTGTGCTGCTTTTGCCCAACGAGAACCGGGTGAGTTGCCAGACGCAATCAGGAAAATATTCCTCGTCGGGGCTATCAGAAAGGACATCCTGGGGATGAAGATGGCGCGGCCAAGGCGAGGGCGGCAGGGTAGAAACGCGGTTAGGAGGGGTTGATGTTGGCTCTTTGGGAACTTGCTGGTGCAGCGTATGGGCTTTTTGAGTAGGGCTATGGGTGAGACTATGGGCGGGGCTGTGGGTCTGCCACACTGCCGAGGGTTTTGGCGATCGCCCCGTAGATGGGCCTGCTCCAAGATGGCAAAACGGCGGCAGCCGCACCTCCACCTGGGCAACCCCGGCCGCCTCCATTGCGGCGATCGCCTCCAGCACTCTCGGTTCTTCACCAATGTCCTGCTGCCAGCCCTGGCTACAGGCGACTGTTCCACGATCCGCTTGCCACAAGAGCATGGGTACAGGCAGCCCCTCGACCAGCCCCCTCAGCCCCGTCCCCAGCGATGTTTCACCCTGAGCAAGCGGAGCCGGGTGTCGGGGTCGCCCTGAGGGTGGCGAGACGGCCGTTCCAACCGCAATTCGCCAGGGGCGATGGCCCGCGCCCTTGCCGGTTCCGACTGCGGGCAGTCTGGAGGCATCTAAAGGCGGCGGTTTGTCGAACTGCGATGCTGGAGCGGTCAGAGAGTCGGGAAAGGCAGACGCAGACTGCTCATCGACCTGCGCGGGCAACACGGCAAAATGTCGCCAAAAGGCGATCGCATCCACTGTGCCTAGCACCTTGCCTGCCTCATCCACCAGCACCCACGGCGGATCGCTGGCATGGAGCCAATGCCATCCCTCGGTCACCGCCCAATCGGCTGGCAGCACCGTCATGGGTTGTAGCAGCGCAGGATGTTCGATCAGCAGGTCTTCCAGGCTCATGTCTGGCGGTGGAGCCAACTCTGCGGGCAAGTCTAGATGCAGGAGCGACAGGATACGGCTGATTTGCAGCCGACCCAATGGCAACCCTTGCTCATCGATGGCGATCGCCTCGCCGGTCTCTTGCTGCTGACAGTGCGCCATCAGCCCAATGAGCGTCTCTTTTATAGAGACTTGCACCGCTGGTTCCAAAAAATCGCGCAATCGAGGAATGGGCATAGCACCAAGCCAGAACGCCGGGTCGGTGAGCGCTGTAAACTGAACCCACTCAACCCCATAGACTCATTATCGTGGTGTCATCCAGGGATTGAAAACATTTGCTCCGATAACTAGTGTTAAACTTCTAACATTGGTCTAAATATTGCGTTTCTCGAAGATCTTGTCCTAAGAATCATACCTTATTTACAGAGTTCTTCAAAACTTTTGACATCCTCACTGACCTGCTCATCGCGATCCCTGACTCAAGCCCTTGCTCTCTCTCTGTGCGTTAATCTACCCCCAGAGCCTGCTCCCTTCACTCTTGCAGGTCTGGCAAAGCGATATGATGGTCGGGGGCGATCGCTCTCGATGTCAGGTCACGTCTTTCCACCAACTCGACCTATTTTTAGACTACGTTCAGCGTGAAAAGCGTCAGGTCGACTGTCTGCTGTTTGAGAACAACCCCGACCTCAAAACAGCCCTCTCTCAGCTTCGCCAGAGGAGTATCTTTCTACCTGCCATTGTGTTGGAGCCAGAACCCTTCCAGCCCGCGCCCTCTGCCGATGCAATTTCCGACGAACTGCTCAAAGAAGCCGATGCCTTTGCCTATCACTCGGCGATTTTACACGTCCCAGTAACCCAGTTCTCCGAGCTAGAACATCTAACCGAAAAGGCGA contains:
- a CDS encoding DUF952 domain-containing protein, whose product is MLLFHITTQPQWQRAQALGEYRDPSLDAEGFMHCSTAAQINWVANTFFVGQTELVLLWIEGDRLQSPLQYDEVAGVPVGRHFPHVYGPLNLDAVVRVEPLQPNTDGLFAIALALQ
- a CDS encoding ATP-binding protein, which translates into the protein MPIPRLRDFLEPAVQVSIKETLIGLMAHCQQQETGEAIAIDEQGLPLGRLQISRILSLLHLDLPAELAPPPDMSLEDLLIEHPALLQPMTVLPADWAVTEGWHWLHASDPPWVLVDEAGKVLGTVDAIAFWRHFAVLPAQVDEQSASAFPDSLTAPASQFDKPPPLDASRLPAVGTGKGAGHRPWRIAVGTAVSPPSGRPRHPAPLAQGETSLGTGLRGLVEGLPVPMLLWQADRGTVACSQGWQQDIGEEPRVLEAIAAMEAAGVAQVEVRLPPFCHLGAGPSTGRSPKPSAVWQTHSPAHSLTHSPTQKAHTLHQQVPKEPTSTPPNRVSTLPPSPWPRHLHPQDVLSDSPDEEYFPDCVWQLTRFSLGKSSTPDLHTLWLVMAQDVTEQHQMARELAAKTADLAQLNRLKDEFLSCISHELKTPLTAVLGLSSLLKEQLVGPLNDRQARYAQLIYQSGRHLTLIVNDILDLTRIETGQLELNLESVELASLCHRAYEQARQLHQEVSVSEAGKAAETLEEPEFSLSIQPGLSEMTADDLRLRQMLTNLLSNALKFTPTTGKVGLEVATWDDWVAFTVWDTGIGIAADKQHLIFQKFQQLENPLTRRFEGTGLGLVLTQRIAHLHGGDITFVSEEGKGSRFTLLLPRDLQPHPTKPPLKVSRRLQQRLVLVAESGTARIEVLDAGLRQLGYRVAIARSGTEALEKVRRLQPALVILNPNLPLLSGWDVLTLLKAGLDTRATPVIWSGSTEEKPRAIAYGASACLSHPIYLESLRKSILEATQTPDELSPLPATRLTVLHLRLSPQSLAANGPSVSELLHSYPYRVVEVSDLDQADLLARVWKPHVVVLEGSLPDPTDYFNHLYEHTVLSTVPMITLTPETTQSANRVPGLTVFPCLAPLTPVDAFGAVEESALFQVIQVASGRG
- a CDS encoding MinD/ParA family protein, which encodes MPTLISFQSCRHGVGRTNLTANLAACIATQGYRVGVLDADGAMPGIHALFGRTAALDDLAINQDVWREWPSGDASGDRPLPSASNAIPIGAGMLLLLGGDLCLVPPDLRVRDVQRCLQQGYDPDPLGQGLRTVAERLELEFLLIDTYPELDEGTMLWMAVSDAVVLVLGLDATEFQNLAVRMDIAHTLEVPQVWLLANQVPPAYGLGEVWRKLEHSYGKALIGVLPMVNEMLALGSSGLFYSTYPDHPLSLALEAIAQQLIKAPVIKAPLPIGQLQSVSADLPPDPKFID
- the cimA gene encoding citramalate synthase, whose translation is MTTAEPIWIYDTTLRDGAQREGLSLSLEDKLRIAHQLDQMGIPFIEGGWPGANPKDVQFFWQIKEEPLSQAEIVAFCSTRRPGRTAAEDPMLQPILSAGTRWVTVFGKSWDLHVVEGLKTTLDENLEMIRDTLSYFRSQGRRVIYDAEHWFDGYRQNPDYALETLGAAIAGGAEWLVLCDTNGGTLPQDVATITRAVSKYIVNHWASHPLDPDRPAPQIGIHTHNDSGTAVANALAAVGEGARMVQGTINGYGERCGNANLCTLIPNLQLKLGYTCVREEQLAKLTDTSRLISEIVNLAPDDHAPFVGLSAFAHKGGIHVSAVERNPLTYEHIRPEQVGNRRRIVISDQAGLSNVLAKARSFGIELEKDDPTCRHILQHLKTLENEGYQFEAAEASFELLMREALGQRQQFFELQGFQARCDMAPEMNNGSSYALATIKVRIHGKDYLEAAEGNGPVSALDAALRKALVNVYPAIAQFHLTDYKVRILDGGAGTSAKTRVLVESSNGHQRWTTVGVSTNIIEASYQAVVEGLEYGLLLQNQAKAVLST